GTTCTCCCACTCTATCTCAGCGCGCTTATAAGTAGTATATCCCCAAAGACGGGTCTTCCACTTCAAATTATCCATCACCTGCCAGGTCAAATCGAAGGTACACTCCGAACCGTAATCGGTCATCCCGTGCTCACCTTCCTTCAAACCATATCTTGTAGCAAGCCGCTCACGGCCCACATACTTCCAGTTGAGCGCCAGAGGAGCCAGATGGGCACTACCCTTCAACCTGTGGTTGAGCCAATCCACCGAATAATCCATACCGACAGAGAGGTTCAGATTGAATGGCGAGAAGAAATCGGAATAAACAAACTTATCATTGCTCTTGTAGCCATGGGCAAACTGCGTCTGCGCCACCATCTGAATGGTATAATACCATTTGCGGGAAGCCTGGAGTCCCAACTTGCTGGTGTATCGGATCAAGTCGTCGGAAGTCTTCAGGCTGTGCACGGAATCTCCTTTGGAAGTCTGATAGCCCAATCTCATCTCCAGCTTGTTCTCCCACTTCACCTTCTGCTTGTTGTTATAGTTGGCCTGCATGGTGAGTCGTCCCAGCAGCGAATAGTTGCTCTCGCCACCCTTGTACCAGTTGTCCGACACGTAGTTCTGGAGGAACTGCAGATAGTAATCGCCTGCGAAAGTCCAGAAGTTAGGTCGGAAGATGACGATGTCCATCGGTGCCGCATCCGGTTCAATCGCCTTCGGTGCCACATCCTCAATGATGTCGCGCTTCTGCTTCTTGTTTCTGTTGTCAGCCACGATAGGTGCGCCCACCTCTTCCAGATGGCGCTGGGTCACCTTCACCAGATCTGGGCGTCGCAGATAGATATCCAGCAAGGCAGCATCCAGTTCCACATCCAGCGAATCACCCACTCCAGCCTGAGGCTTCAATCGCAGGAATCGATTGGCAGGCGAGCGATAGAACGTGAGGGGAGTAAAGAGCTTGGCAAACCTGGAATCATCAGAATCCATCCTGACGGGCTGGATGGAATCGATACGGGCACGCAGAGCCGACAGAGAATCAGCATAACTCTCTGCCAGGGTTGGCTCCATCACTTTCACAGTATCTTTTTTCACCACTGTGCGCTTGTGCAGGCGTTGTGCTTCTACCGAAACAGCCCCTGCAATAATCGTCAAAACGAGTAGTCCTAATCTTATTTTCATACCTTATTTTATCTATTCGGGCACAAAGGTAATAAATAATTCATAAATCCAAGGGCTTTATCCCAAATAATTTTGGTATTTCGCAAAAATATCGTAACTTTGCACCCAAAATTATTCTAATTTAAATTATATATATCGTGGCTGAAACAAAGTACATCTTCGTTACCGGTGGTGTGGTTTCTTCTTTGGGTAAGGGAATCATCTCATCATCCATCGGTAAACTTCTTCAAGCAAGAGGCTACAACATTACTATCCAAAAGTTTGACCCATACATCAACATCGACCCGGGTACACTGAACCCGTATGAGCATGGTGAGTGCTATGTAACGGTAGATGGTATGGAGACCGACCTCGACCTCGGACACTACGAGCGATTCACCGGCATTCAGACTACAAAAGCGAATTCTCTCACCACTGGTCGTATCTACAAGGCAGTGATTGACAAGGAACGTCGTGGCGATTATCTCGGTAAAACCATCCAGGTGGTGCCTCACATCACCGACGAGATCAAGCGCAACGTGAAGCTGCTCGGCAAGAAGTATCACTATGACTTCGTGATTACTGAGATTGGCGGAACCATCGGCGACATCGAGAGTGCCCCTTACATGGAAGCTATCCGACAGCTGAAATGGGAACTGGGCAAGAACGCCGTCAATGTGCACCTCACCTACGTGCCTTACCTCAAGGCAGCAGGCGAGTTGAAGACAAAGCCTACCCAGCACTCCGTGAAGGAACTGCAGAGCGTAGGTATTCAGCCAGATGTTCTGATTCTCCGCACCGAGAAGCATCTCGAAGAGGGAATCCTGAAGAAGGTGGCTAGCTTCTGCAACGTAGATTTAGACTGCGTAATCCAGAGCGAAGACCTTCCTAGCATCTACGAGGTGCCTGTAAACATGCAGAACCAGGGCCTCGACACCGCCATTCTCCGCAAGATGGGCGAACCTATCGGCGAGAAGCCTGCGCTGGGTCCTTGGAGAACTTTCCTCGACCGCAGAAACAAGGCTACAGAGGTGGTAAACATCGGTCTCGTAGGAAAATACGACCTGCAGGATGCCTACAAGAGTATCCGCGAGAGCCTCTCGCATGCCGGCACCTACAACGACCACAAGGTGAAGATTACATTCATCAACTCAGAATATCTCACAGAAGAGAACGTGGCTGAGCAGCTGAAGGGTCAGGATGGCGTAGTCATCTGTCCTGGATTCGGCCAGCGAGGCATCGAGGGCAAGATCATCGCTGCCCACTACACCCGCACCCACGACATCCCTACCTTCGGCATCTGCCTGGGTATGCAGATGATGGTGATCGAGTTCGCCCGCAACGTGCTGGGCTACAAGGATGCCAACTCACGCGAGATGGATGAGAAGACTCCGCATAATGTCATCGACATCATGGAGGAGCAGAAGAACATATCAAACATGGGTGGAACCATGCGACTCGGAGCCTACGAGTGCGTGCTGAAGCAGGGCAGTCGCGTGTTCAACATCTATAAGAAGGAGCATATCCAGGAGCGCCACCGCCACCGCTATGAGTTCAACAACGAATTCCTGAAGGAATACGAGAAGCATGGCATGATGTGCGTGGGCCGCAACCCAGAGAGCGACCTGGTAGAAATCGTGGAGATTCCGGGCTTGAAGTGGTATATAGGAACACAGTATCACCCAGAATACCAGAGCACGGTTTTGAAACCACACCCACTGTTTGTTGACTTTGTAAAGACCGCCATCGCTAACAAGAAATAGCAGGAAAAGAGCTAAGATTCTGCTGCATTCATCATGAAAAAGCGGATGGCTGTCTCTTCAGACAGCAGAAAGGCATAGAGTTTGCTGTCTCTTCAGAGAAAATAAAACAATAAAAATAAGAATGAATAAAAACAACATTTTCGGTTTCCTCCTGATTGCCGTAGTGCTGATAGGTTTCAGCTGGTACAACCAGCCATCAGCCGAAGAACAGAGAACGGCATTCGTTCAGGACTCCATCGCCAAGGCTAAGCATGCCGAGATGGAAAAAGCAAGCAAGGCTGCCGCTGATAAGCGCCAGGCTGATGCAAAAGCAAAAATCGAGGCAGATTCTACCGCCCTCTTCTACTCGGCTTTGAAGGGACAGGCTAAGACTGTAACGCTCGAAAACGAGAAAGTGGCGCTTACTCTCAACACCAAGGGTGGCACTGTAGAGAAAGCTGTAATCAAGGGGTATGTGGGTCACAACCTCCAGGTGAAAGATGGTTCTGCCGACCAGAAGGACGTTACGCTCTTCGACGGCAAAGACCAGTGCCTCAAGTTCATGCTCGAGGCAAAGGAAGCAAACATCATCACCAGCGACCTCTACTTCACTCCATCCAACGTTACCAAGAACTCTGTAACCATGACTGCTGTGGCTGCCCCTGGCAAGACCCTCAGCATGACTTACACCCTGGGCAAGGGCTACATGCTCCACATGAGCCTGCAGGCTGAGGGAATGTCTGGTCTGTTCTCGCCAAACTGCAACAAGATGAGCATCGACTGGAGCGACAAGGCGCGCCAACAGGAGCGTGGATTCATGTTCGAGAACCG
The Segatella copri DNA segment above includes these coding regions:
- a CDS encoding CTP synthase, translated to MAETKYIFVTGGVVSSLGKGIISSSIGKLLQARGYNITIQKFDPYINIDPGTLNPYEHGECYVTVDGMETDLDLGHYERFTGIQTTKANSLTTGRIYKAVIDKERRGDYLGKTIQVVPHITDEIKRNVKLLGKKYHYDFVITEIGGTIGDIESAPYMEAIRQLKWELGKNAVNVHLTYVPYLKAAGELKTKPTQHSVKELQSVGIQPDVLILRTEKHLEEGILKKVASFCNVDLDCVIQSEDLPSIYEVPVNMQNQGLDTAILRKMGEPIGEKPALGPWRTFLDRRNKATEVVNIGLVGKYDLQDAYKSIRESLSHAGTYNDHKVKITFINSEYLTEENVAEQLKGQDGVVICPGFGQRGIEGKIIAAHYTRTHDIPTFGICLGMQMMVIEFARNVLGYKDANSREMDEKTPHNVIDIMEEQKNISNMGGTMRLGAYECVLKQGSRVFNIYKKEHIQERHRHRYEFNNEFLKEYEKHGMMCVGRNPESDLVEIVEIPGLKWYIGTQYHPEYQSTVLKPHPLFVDFVKTAIANKK
- a CDS encoding DUF3078 domain-containing protein; the protein is MKIRLGLLVLTIIAGAVSVEAQRLHKRTVVKKDTVKVMEPTLAESYADSLSALRARIDSIQPVRMDSDDSRFAKLFTPLTFYRSPANRFLRLKPQAGVGDSLDVELDAALLDIYLRRPDLVKVTQRHLEEVGAPIVADNRNKKQKRDIIEDVAPKAIEPDAAPMDIVIFRPNFWTFAGDYYLQFLQNYVSDNWYKGGESNYSLLGRLTMQANYNNKQKVKWENKLEMRLGYQTSKGDSVHSLKTSDDLIRYTSKLGLQASRKWYYTIQMVAQTQFAHGYKSNDKFVYSDFFSPFNLNLSVGMDYSVDWLNHRLKGSAHLAPLALNWKYVGRERLATRYGLKEGEHGMTDYGSECTFDLTWQVMDNLKWKTRLWGYTTYKRAEIEWENTLTFQFNRYISSNIFLYPRFDDGAKRKDGDSYWQFKEFMSIGFSYSF